Proteins co-encoded in one Quercus robur chromosome 8, dhQueRobu3.1, whole genome shotgun sequence genomic window:
- the LOC126696322 gene encoding uncharacterized protein LOC126696322 produces MKFPNAKVFRAALREYAIKKPIDIKFKLNEKTKISVHCKNGCGWRCYASQISEELTFQIKTLTDDCTCPKSFKNSQATSAYVAKRFIEDFSKNPNWEVSGVHNHVMQNLSVDLSVNQVYRSKRKAKDLINGDEQLQYGLLRDYAQMITTVDKGSRVILQTEMAEETSQPKFKRMYVRFNAQKVGFLGGCRSFIGLDGCHIKHRFGGQILSATSKNANDNIFPVAMAVVEQETRESWIWFLEIFADDIGRPEEFQLVFISDRQKGLIPTIKTLFPTVEHRYCVKHIYNNFKVDHKGLELKDALWRCAAATTVREF; encoded by the exons ATGAAGTTCCCTAATGCAAAGGTGTTCAGAGCTGCTTTGAGGGAGTATGCAATCAAAAAACCTATTGACATCAAATTCAAACTTAatgagaagaccaagatatcAGTTCACTGCAAGAATGGGTGTGGGTGGAGATGTTATGCATCTCAAATAAGTGAAGAgctaacatttcaaattaagACCTTGACTGATGACTGTACTTGTCCCAAGTCTTTCAAAAACAGCCAAGCAACATCAGCTTATGTTGCTAAGAGGTTCATTGAGGATTTTagtaaaaatccaaattgggaGGTGAGTGGTGTACACAACCATGTGATGCAAAATTTATCTGTTGACCTAAGTGTAAACCAAGTGTATAGGTCAAAGAGAAAGGCAAAGGATTTGATAAATGGAGATGAGCAACTGCAATATGGTCTCCTTAGGGACTATGCACAAATGATAACCACTGTAGACAAGGGGAGTAGGGTTATACTGCAGACAGAAATGGCTGAGGAGACTTCCCAGCCAAAATTTAAGAGGATGTATGTTAGGTTCAATGCTCAGAAGGTAGGATTTTTAGGTGGATGCAGGTCATTTATAGGTTTAGATGGTTGTCACATAAAGCACAGATTTGGTGGGCAAATCTTATCTGCCACTTCCAAGAATGCAAATGACAACATTTTTCCAGTAGCCATGGCTGTTGTGGAACAAGAAACCAGGGAGTcttggatatggtttttggaaatttttgctgatgatatagggaggccagaGGAGTTTCAGTTGGTCTTCATTTCTGATAGGCAAAAG GGGCTTATACCTACAATAAAGACACTATTCCCTACCGTGGAGCATAGATACTGTGTGAAACACatctacaacaatttcaaagttGATCACAAGGGATTGGAGCTGAAGGATGCATTGTGGAGGTGTGCTGCTGCCACAACAGTAAGggagttttga